One genomic window of Fusarium fujikuroi IMI 58289 draft genome, chromosome FFUJ_chr01 includes the following:
- a CDS encoding probable PHO88 (involved in phosphate transport) translates to MALSPQITNLIIILGMMQVSKRVPFDDPFVLNVVRAVYLASNVIIAALYFYTQLKINKKKDLTTLKYVEPAPMGSTEEGKLVTTTIHAYDNQQIRTAFRGQAMGMAMMAFMHIYMKYTNPLLIQSIIPLKSAFENNMVKIHVLGQPAAGDLKRPFKQPQGFMSAMQGGPAQSDKKAVEAAERAGRGGAKEE, encoded by the exons ATGGCTCTCTCTCCTCAGAT CACCAAcctgatcatcatcttgggtATGATGCAGGTGTCGAAGCGTGTTCCCTTCGATGATCCTTTCGTGCTCAACGTCGTTCGCGCCGTCTACCTCGCCAGCAACGTCATCATTGCTGCTCTCTACTTCTACACCCAGctgaagatcaacaagaagaagg ACCTCACAACCCTCAAGTATGTCGAGCCCGCTCCCATGGGCTCCACTGAGGAGGGCAAGCttgtcaccaccaccatccaCGCCTACGACAACCAGCAGATCCGCACCGCTTTCCGTGGCCAGGCTATGGGtatggccatgatggcctTCATGCACATCTACATGAAGTACACCAaccctcttctcatccagaGCATCATCCCTCTCAAGAGCGCCTTCGAGAACAACATGGTCAAGATCCACGTCCTTGGCCAGCCTGCCGCCGGTGACCTCAAGCGTCCCTTCAAGCAGCCCCAGGGTTTCATGAGCGCCATGCAGGGTGGCCCCGCCCAGAGCGACAAGAAGGCcgttgaggctgctgagcgcGCTGGCCGTGGTGGTGCCAAGGAGGAGTAA
- a CDS encoding related to tyrosine-protein phosphatase SIW14: MTSKRSSRLFVDEPTHTREGQQTPNATQFRSRQGSRSSAREETMQEVEEALFNGHDATNVSRSGSLSAVNMEASLSTSSRTSNSSASSTSAYQSQSTDYTAPFNGRPHNFGVVIPGVYRSSFPRSHDFEYLKGLGLKTIVTLVKKDELDHDLETFVQREGIRQVVFNMKGTKKEAIPLGTMKAILSIVLDKSNYPLLIHCNHGKHRTGCVVGVVRKIAGWDAESVVAEYKSYAEPKARECDVNYLDDFQVSSLGISNPIPSMTKDVCKNRSRFQPRTFFRAVFLSAFVLLLFFMSGSKLSTATRPDHLLL; the protein is encoded by the exons ATGACTTCGAAACGCAGTTCACGACTTTTCGTGGACGAGCCCACGCATACCAGAGAAGGCCAACAAACACCCAACGCCACACAATTCCGTTCAAGACAGGGCTCTCGAAGCTCtgcaagagaagagacgaTGCAAGAAGTAGAGGAAGCTCTCTTCAATGGCCACGATGCCACAAATGTCAGCCGATCTGGGAGCCTTTCCGCCGTCAATATGGAAGCATCCCtatcgacatcttcaagaactAGTAATTCGAGTG cctcctcaacatcggCATATCAATCACAGTCAACCGACTACACAGCGCCTTTCAATGGCCGACCTCACAATTTTGGCGTTGTCATTCCAGGCGTTTACCGAAGTAGCTTTCCTAGGTCTCACGATTTCGAGTACCTCAAGGGTCTAGGCCTCAAGACCATTGT CAcgcttgtcaagaaggatgaaCTTGATCACGATCTTGAGACATTCGTCCAGCGTGAAGGTATTCGACAAGTCGTCTTCAACATGAAGGGCACCAAGAAGGAAGCCATTCCTCTGGGCACAATGAAGGCTATCCTCAGTATCGTCCTCGACAAGTCAAATTACCCACTGTTGATTCACTGCAATCACGGAAAGCACCGAACTGGATGCGTTGTCGGAGTTGTCCGAAAGATCGCTGGCTGGGACGCCGAGAGCGTCGTGGCAGAGTACAAGAGCTACGCCGAGCCAAAGGCCCGTGAATGCGATGTCAACTATCTTGATGACTTCCAGGTCTCAAGTTTGGGAATTTCGAATCCCATTCCCAGCATGACAAAAGACGTCTGCAAAAATCGCAGTCGGTTTCAACCTCGCACATTTTTTCGAGCCGTCTTCCTCTCAGCCTTCGTCTTGCTGTTGTTCTTCATGTCAGGATCAAAACTCAGCACAGCGACAAGACCTGATCATCTGCTTCTCTGA
- a CDS encoding probable thiamine repressed nmt1 protein, translating into MSTDKITFLTNWHATPYHAPLYLAQAKGYFKEEGIKVALLEPNDPSDVTEIIGTGKVDLGFKAMIHTLAAKARNFPVQSIGSLLDEPFTGVVYLKDSGITTDFRTLKGKRIGYVGEFGKIQIDELTSHYGMTPDDYTAVRCGMNVSKAIIKGEIDAGIGLENVQMVELEEWLSAQGRPKDDVQMLRIDELAELGCCCFCTILYIGNEKFLAENPEKVRSFLRAVKKATDFVLAEPEKAWAEYVDFKPVMGTALNRKIFERSFAYFSKDLKNVKRDWEKVTKYGKRLGVLDESFEPNYTNSYLEWTLSGESSDPTGDQKRIAQLQKDVAASGGFHRLQAEVKA; encoded by the exons ATGTCGACTGATAAGATAACTTTCCTCACCAACTG GCACGCTACGCCTTACCACGCGCCGCTGTACCTAGCTCAGGCTAAGGGATACTTTAAGGAGGAGGGAATCAAGgttgctcttcttgagccCAACGATCCTAGT GATGTCACTGAGATCATTGGTACTGGCAAGGTCGACCTTGGATTCAAGGCCATGATTCATACTCTGGCTGCCAAGGCCCGAAACTTCCCCGTCCAGTCCATCGGTAGTCTTCTCGACGAGCCATTTACTGGAGTCGTCTACCTCAAGGACTCTGGCATCACCACCGACTTCCGCACCCTCAAGGGCAAGCGCATCGGCTATGTCGGTGAATTCGGCAAGATCCAGATCGACGAGCTCACCTCTCACTATGGCATGACTCCTGATGACTATACCGCCGTGCGTTGTGGTATGAACGTCTccaaggccatcatcaaggGCGAGATCGACGCCGGTATCGGTCTGGAGAACGTTCAGATGGTTGAGCTCGAGGAGTGGCTCTCTGCCCAGGGCCGTCCCAAGGACGATGTCCAGATGCTTCGCATCGACGAACTCGCTGagcttggctgctgctgcttctgcacCATCCTCTACATCGGCAACGAGAAGTTCCTCGCTGAGAACCCCGAGAAGGTCCGCTCGTTCCTCCGCGCTGTGAAGAAGGCCACCGACTTTGTCCTCGCCGAGCCCGAGAAGGCCTGGGCTGAGTACGTCGACTTCAAGCCCGTCATGGGCACCGCGCTCAACCGCAAGATCTTTGAGCGCAGCTTTGCCTATTTCAGCAAGGACCTCAAGAACGTCAAGCGTGATTGGGAGAAGGTCACCAAGTACGGCAAGCGTCTTGGTGTTCTGGACGAGAGCTTTGAGCCCAACTACACCAACTCGTACCTCGAGTGGACTCTCTCTGGAGAGTCTAGTGACCCTACTGGGGACCAGAAGCGTATTGCTCAGCTTCAGAAGGATGTCGCTGCCTCTGGTGGCTTCCACCGTCTTCAGGCTGAGGTCAAGGCTTAA